From the Arcobacter sp. CECT 8986 genome, one window contains:
- a CDS encoding thiamine-phosphate pyrophosphorylase, with protein sequence MNRNNLRLIDANLNRLREGIRVVEDIFRYIYDDKENASRLKQLRHKARIDLNNDLLSSRDIKNDVLKKSTKSEQNRDSLYSILVANFKRAQESARVLEEFTKLISTNDSENFKYIRYELYDLEIVLTKITSNSK encoded by the coding sequence ATGAACAGAAATAACTTACGATTAATTGATGCTAATTTAAATAGATTACGAGAAGGTATTAGAGTAGTAGAAGATATCTTTAGATATATCTATGATGATAAAGAGAATGCATCAAGACTTAAACAACTAAGACACAAAGCACGAATTGATTTAAATAATGACTTATTATCATCAAGAGATATTAAAAATGATGTATTAAAAAAGTCTACAAAAAGTGAACAAAATAGAGATAGTCTTTACTCAATATTAGTAGCAAACTTTAAAAGAGCTCAAGAGAGTGCAAGAGTACTTGAAGAGTTTACTAAATTAATTTCAACTAATGATAGTGAAAACTTCAAATATATTAGATATGAACTTTATGATTTAGAAATTGTCTTAACAAAAATAACTTCAAACTCTAAATAG
- a CDS encoding methyltransferase has protein sequence MSVKNEFTKHAKDYNNNNIIQQIIAKALVREIKNNPETILELGCGSGQVYKNINWNIKEYDAIDFSSSMCQLHPRANNIKINCFDFDSKDFFDFLKDKHFDIVLSSSAMQWSKDLTKLVSKLKECTDNINAVLFTSNTFKTIQEITNSKSPILSSIEIKKAFEHSFNCEFEIYNYNLEFDDKKLMFDYIKNSGVSGGSSLSFKDAKKLYKEYTLNYLEFEVIFVKTISKS, from the coding sequence ATGTCTGTAAAAAATGAATTTACAAAACACGCTAAAGATTATAACAACAATAATATAATACAACAAATCATTGCAAAAGCATTAGTTCGAGAAATAAAAAACAATCCAGAAACGATTTTAGAATTAGGATGTGGTTCAGGACAAGTTTATAAAAATATAAATTGGAATATCAAAGAGTATGATGCTATTGATTTCTCAAGTTCAATGTGTCAATTACATCCAAGAGCAAATAATATTAAAATTAATTGTTTTGATTTTGATTCAAAAGACTTTTTTGATTTTTTAAAAGATAAACATTTTGATATTGTTTTATCTTCTTCTGCAATGCAATGGTCAAAAGATTTGACAAAATTAGTATCAAAGCTTAAAGAGTGTACTGATAATATAAATGCTGTTTTATTTACTTCTAATACCTTTAAAACTATTCAAGAAATCACAAATAGCAAATCACCAATACTTTCATCAATAGAGATAAAAAAAGCGTTTGAACATAGTTTTAATTGTGAATTTGAAATTTATAATTATAATTTAGAGTTTGATGATAAAAAATTGATGTTTGATTATATTAAAAACTCTGGTGTAAGTGGAGGAAGCTCTTTATCTTTCAAAGATGCTAAGAAGTTATATAAAGAATATACTCTTAACTATTTAGAGTTTGAAGTTATTTTTGTTAAGACAATTTCTAAATCATAA
- the secG gene encoding preprotein translocase subunit SecG, translated as MTSTLLIVQFVLAIILTITILLQKSSSIGLGAYSGSNDSLFGAKGPGNFLSKATMALGLIFVINTLVLGYMYNQDKTKSAVDTVKIDTLIPNKPEQNTQKTAPAAPTAPSVPQTK; from the coding sequence ATGACCTCTACACTATTAATAGTTCAATTTGTATTAGCTATTATATTAACAATAACAATCTTACTTCAAAAAAGTTCAAGTATTGGACTTGGAGCATACAGTGGAAGTAATGATTCTTTATTTGGGGCTAAAGGACCAGGTAACTTTTTATCTAAAGCTACAATGGCACTTGGACTAATTTTTGTAATTAATACATTAGTTCTTGGGTATATGTATAATCAAGATAAAACAAAAAGTGCTGTAGATACAGTAAAAATCGACACACTAATTCCAAATAAACCAGAACAAAATACACAAAAAACTGCACCAGCTGCACCAACTGCACCTAGTGTTCCACAAACAAAATAA
- a CDS encoding polysaccharide deacetylase family protein, giving the protein MRFLLLLFISYYYLNANAHIFVYHRFGDIKHASTNTTLKELEKEFKYFKDNGYEVVKLSKIVERINSKKEVPDNWVALTIDDSYKSFYENGLPIFKKYNYPFSLYVYVKATQQRYGDFMSWKEIKEASKYGEIGLHSYSHPHLTKISLDKVKQDTKKSLEIFEKNLGFKPKSYAYPYGEYNQKVQDLIKSFNFDYILNQNTGTVTKNSNVYDINRIALVGKVNLEQKLKYKTLDAQWIEPKEYPKNGILKKVKAKINPSIKEIKLYVTGYGWQNIKVKNGIIDKKLDLQLKKSRTRVILSTDYFTIANKIIIQDKK; this is encoded by the coding sequence ATGAGATTTTTACTACTTCTTTTTATCTCTTATTATTACTTAAATGCAAATGCTCACATATTTGTATATCATAGATTTGGGGATATAAAGCATGCAAGTACAAATACAACGTTAAAAGAGCTTGAAAAAGAGTTTAAGTACTTTAAAGATAATGGATACGAAGTAGTAAAATTATCAAAAATAGTAGAAAGAATAAATAGTAAAAAAGAAGTTCCTGATAATTGGGTTGCTTTAACTATTGATGATTCATATAAAAGCTTTTATGAAAATGGTTTACCTATATTTAAAAAATATAATTACCCTTTCTCTTTATATGTTTATGTAAAAGCAACTCAACAAAGATATGGTGATTTTATGTCTTGGAAAGAGATAAAAGAGGCATCAAAATATGGGGAGATTGGATTACACTCTTACTCTCACCCTCACCTTACAAAAATCTCTTTGGATAAAGTTAAACAAGATACGAAAAAATCTCTTGAAATTTTTGAAAAAAATTTAGGATTCAAGCCAAAATCTTATGCTTATCCTTATGGAGAGTATAATCAAAAAGTTCAAGATCTTATAAAGTCTTTTAATTTTGATTATATACTAAATCAAAATACAGGAACTGTAACAAAAAATTCAAATGTTTATGACATTAATAGAATTGCGCTTGTTGGAAAAGTAAATTTAGAACAAAAACTAAAATACAAAACATTAGATGCACAATGGATAGAACCAAAAGAGTATCCTAAGAATGGTATTTTAAAAAAAGTAAAAGCCAAAATCAATCCAAGTATAAAAGAGATAAAACTTTATGTTACAGGATATGGTTGGCAAAATATAAAAGTTAAAAATGGTATAATTGACAAAAAATTAGACCTTCAACTTAAAAAATCAAGAACTAGAGTAATATTAAGTACAGATTACTTTACTATTGCAAATAAAATTATAATTCAAGATAAAAAATAA